In Haloarcula sp. H-GB4, a single genomic region encodes these proteins:
- a CDS encoding YlbF family regulator, with the protein MSIETDTAADIDGDHVEALATEFGEAIAELPVYQRFKETKDAVENHDEAQAAIQEFEQIREEFMLARQTGNASQEDLRKVQQKQEELHDIPVMSDYLEAQNELELRLQELNEIVSEELAVDFGQKAGGCCED; encoded by the coding sequence ATGAGTATCGAGACCGATACCGCCGCTGACATCGACGGTGACCACGTCGAAGCGCTCGCTACAGAGTTCGGCGAAGCGATCGCCGAACTACCGGTGTACCAGCGATTCAAGGAGACGAAAGACGCCGTCGAGAACCACGACGAGGCGCAGGCGGCCATCCAAGAGTTCGAGCAGATTCGCGAGGAGTTCATGCTCGCCCGCCAGACTGGTAACGCTTCTCAGGAGGACCTCCGGAAGGTCCAGCAGAAGCAGGAGGAACTTCACGACATCCCGGTAATGAGTGATTATCTGGAGGCCCAGAACGAACTCGAACTGCGCCTGCAGGAACTCAACGAGATCGTGTCCGAGGAACTGGCCGTGGACTTCGGCCAGAAAGCCGGCGGTTGCTGCGAGGACTGA
- a CDS encoding universal stress protein: MYDHILLASDGTEASTNAESHAIALAAEHGAALHVLYVVDEDVYTAYSGDEYVDESEGPEHGLEETGQETLARIQADAEASGVDVTTTLKHGRPAESIIETADEADVDLLVLGTKRRPAEYRSLLGSITDKVLRLSERPAVVVKTEVEG; the protein is encoded by the coding sequence ATGTACGATCACATCCTCCTCGCCTCGGATGGGACAGAAGCTTCAACCAACGCCGAGTCCCACGCGATTGCCCTCGCAGCAGAACATGGTGCGGCCCTCCACGTGCTGTATGTCGTTGACGAGGACGTGTACACGGCCTACAGCGGTGACGAATACGTCGACGAATCCGAAGGGCCCGAGCACGGCCTCGAAGAAACGGGTCAGGAGACGCTGGCCCGGATACAGGCCGACGCGGAGGCGTCCGGCGTTGACGTAACGACGACCCTGAAACACGGACGGCCGGCCGAATCCATCATCGAAACCGCCGATGAGGCGGATGTCGATCTGCTTGTGCTTGGGACGAAGCGGCGGCCAGCGGAGTACCGCAGTCTCCTCGGTAGCATCACGGACAAGGTGCTCAGGCTAAGCGAACGACCAGCGGTCGTGGTGAAAACCGAAGTCGAAGGGTAA
- a CDS encoding MBL fold metallo-hydrolase produces MTVESDWDDWLPRAVESATPDGLAIWYLGCNGFIVKSSGGTTVFIDPYLGIGDPPRTVRMIPVPFNPEDITECDAVLGTHEHTDHVHGPSQVPILAGTGADYYTTDSGHDVIQEEAWLENDSVTDDQLHEVADGDTLEIGDLTIHVEPANDPDAEHPVSYVFEHDSGTFFHGGDARPGEFESVGERYDIDVGVLAFGTVGLIDDKETGEPTRTQWYNDENMIIEAANELQLDTLIPTHWDMWKGMTTEPTVLHNHANSFAYPSALSIVEIGDRYDLD; encoded by the coding sequence ATGACAGTCGAATCTGACTGGGATGACTGGCTCCCGCGTGCGGTGGAGTCAGCGACGCCTGACGGACTGGCAATCTGGTATCTGGGCTGTAACGGCTTCATCGTGAAATCGAGCGGCGGGACGACCGTCTTCATCGATCCGTATCTCGGCATTGGCGACCCGCCGCGAACCGTCCGGATGATCCCGGTCCCGTTCAACCCCGAGGACATCACCGAATGCGACGCGGTTCTGGGCACTCATGAGCATACCGACCACGTCCACGGACCGTCACAGGTCCCGATTCTCGCTGGGACGGGCGCGGACTACTACACGACTGACAGCGGTCACGACGTTATCCAAGAGGAGGCGTGGCTGGAGAACGACAGTGTCACCGACGACCAGCTCCACGAAGTCGCGGACGGGGACACGCTCGAAATCGGCGACCTGACAATTCACGTCGAACCTGCCAATGACCCCGACGCTGAGCACCCGGTGTCGTACGTGTTCGAACACGACTCCGGCACGTTCTTCCACGGCGGCGACGCCCGCCCCGGCGAGTTCGAGTCTGTCGGCGAACGTTACGATATCGACGTCGGCGTTCTCGCGTTCGGGACGGTCGGGCTGATCGACGACAAGGAGACCGGCGAACCCACGCGAACCCAGTGGTACAACGACGAGAACATGATTATCGAAGCCGCGAACGAACTCCAACTGGACACCCTCATCCCGACCCACTGGGATATGTGGAAGGGGATGACGACGGAGCCAACCGTCCTGCACAACCACGCCAACAGCTTCGCGTATCCTTCGGCACTTTCAATCGTTGAAATCGGCGACCGGTACGACCTAGACTGA
- a CDS encoding ABC transporter permease produces MSEDDSSTDPAPDGGVVAVDAPATRLHDGGTEMETATDAADRSALEGLADSSLLTIARREYRLAVRSRWALGVALLFGLFTTAVVQFGASSVGPGRFDAVIATIAELGVYLVPLTALAVGYDAIVGADERGSLELMLALPVTKGRVVVGTAIGRAAVLSGAMLLGFVPGALLTVRYIGLASVGQYAAVALVAVLTACAMLGVAVLISTVARTKTHALGATLAIWLWVALLHDLVALGAVAGFDLGSGAIAVAILLNPVDCFRVLALSQVDVVAGGFGSVLTQAGLTTPMVAAGLVAWVVVPVGVAAKLIQRRRL; encoded by the coding sequence ATGAGCGAAGACGACTCCTCGACGGACCCTGCCCCCGACGGCGGCGTCGTCGCAGTCGACGCGCCAGCCACCCGGTTGCACGACGGCGGAACCGAGATGGAGACGGCGACGGACGCGGCCGACAGATCGGCGCTCGAAGGACTTGCCGACAGCAGTCTACTCACCATCGCTCGTCGAGAGTACCGGCTGGCCGTCCGGAGCCGGTGGGCACTCGGCGTGGCGCTGCTGTTCGGCCTCTTTACCACCGCAGTCGTCCAGTTCGGGGCGAGTTCAGTTGGCCCGGGTCGCTTCGATGCAGTCATTGCAACCATCGCGGAACTCGGCGTCTACCTTGTGCCGCTGACGGCGCTGGCGGTCGGCTACGACGCCATCGTCGGTGCCGACGAGCGCGGCTCGCTCGAACTCATGCTCGCGCTTCCGGTGACGAAAGGCCGTGTCGTCGTCGGGACTGCCATCGGCCGAGCGGCGGTGCTGTCCGGCGCGATGTTACTCGGTTTCGTTCCCGGTGCGCTGTTGACCGTCCGCTACATCGGCCTCGCTAGCGTCGGCCAGTACGCGGCGGTCGCCCTTGTTGCGGTGTTGACCGCCTGTGCGATGCTTGGCGTGGCGGTGCTGATCTCGACGGTTGCGCGGACGAAGACGCACGCGCTCGGTGCGACACTGGCCATCTGGCTCTGGGTCGCGCTGTTGCACGACCTCGTCGCGCTGGGGGCTGTCGCAGGGTTCGATCTCGGATCCGGCGCTATCGCCGTGGCGATACTCCTCAACCCAGTGGACTGCTTCCGCGTGCTCGCGCTCTCACAGGTGGACGTGGTCGCCGGTGGTTTCGGCAGCGTCTTGACACAGGCCGGGCTGACCACGCCGATGGTCGCCGCGGGGCTCGTCGCGTGGGTCGTTGTACCCGTCGGCGTCGCTGCGAAGCTCATCCAGCGGCGGCGTCTCTGA
- a CDS encoding ABC transporter ATP-binding protein, whose amino-acid sequence MNVIDVDDVSKAYGDVQALDGLSLSVEQGATLGVFGTNGAGKTTLFKMLAGLNRPDEGSISVAGADPTDGTTVRERVRYLPEHAGFPPSLTGREILSFHARMRSVPRENRDHHVKRILHTVGLADAADRRVGGYSNGMNRRLGLGTALVGEPAVLILDEPTAGLDPNGIRAFHEVVESLASETDVTIVFSSHALGEIQRLCSEAVIIADGQVATAGPVEELRRAAADEVTLALSLASEAAASDVATDFETHEAVSSVSRSGADVTARTTPAEAYDLLTAVGEGYDIDRFEVREPGLEAAFHEAVEADDGGNSGSDSTAAASASETASEDSGGEPA is encoded by the coding sequence ATGAACGTGATTGACGTCGACGACGTATCGAAAGCCTACGGTGACGTGCAGGCGCTCGACGGACTGAGTCTGTCTGTCGAGCAGGGGGCCACCCTCGGCGTGTTTGGCACGAACGGAGCCGGCAAGACGACGCTGTTCAAAATGCTCGCCGGGCTGAACCGGCCGGACGAGGGGAGTATCTCCGTCGCCGGTGCGGACCCCACCGACGGGACCACCGTCCGCGAACGAGTGCGCTATCTCCCCGAGCATGCCGGCTTCCCGCCGAGCCTGACCGGCCGCGAAATACTCAGTTTCCACGCCCGGATGCGCTCGGTGCCCCGCGAGAACCGGGACCACCACGTCAAGCGTATCCTGCACACCGTCGGGCTCGCGGACGCCGCGGACCGCCGGGTCGGCGGCTACTCCAACGGGATGAACCGCCGGCTCGGCCTCGGCACCGCGCTCGTCGGTGAACCGGCCGTACTGATACTCGACGAACCGACCGCGGGGCTCGACCCCAACGGTATCCGGGCATTCCACGAGGTCGTGGAGTCTCTGGCGTCGGAGACCGACGTGACCATTGTTTTCTCCTCGCACGCGCTCGGGGAGATTCAGCGGCTCTGCTCGGAGGCGGTCATCATCGCCGACGGACAGGTGGCGACTGCGGGCCCAGTCGAAGAACTTCGCCGCGCCGCCGCCGACGAGGTGACGCTGGCGCTGTCGCTTGCGTCCGAGGCGGCTGCGAGCGATGTGGCAACCGACTTCGAAACCCACGAGGCAGTGTCCAGCGTCAGTCGTTCAGGCGCGGACGTGACGGCACGGACCACGCCAGCGGAGGCCTACGACCTGCTGACCGCCGTCGGTGAGGGGTACGACATCGACCGTTTCGAGGTCCGGGAACCCGGCCTTGAGGCCGCGTTCCACGAGGCCGTCGAGGCGGACGACGGCGGCAACTCTGGCTCCGACAGCACAGCGGCGGCATCGGCTTCGGAAACAGCGTCCGAGGACTCAGGCGGTGAGCCAGCATGA
- the nosD gene encoding nitrous oxide reductase family maturation protein NosD: MSPLSHDFERVFAVGTAVLLVLSVMAVGMASAGETDGTHDDLAFDPDVPDTDSFIAPSADGTATVDGETYDSAQAAVDAADPGDTVTLDGRFNETLVVTTPNVTLSGSGPGSALLHGDGEGDVLAIEAQGVTVSDLWVRNSGYSTATNDAAIFVNASEVTVRDSRVTGMTFGIWLDGVDDADIRNNTIVGREEITQLTKRGNGIQIWKTEDSVIRNNDITTVRDGLYFNWAKDVNATGNTMWDLRYGVHYMYSDDCHLRNNTAFDNDVGYALMVSKHLIIEDNIAVNNSGQSGHGILVKSIDDTDIRGNHLVDNENGLFVYNSVSNRIVGNLIVGNDIGVHIAAGSTDGTVTENSFIRNNRPVLAVMSDQVHWNESVGNYWSRANPTDIDDDGIGDTRYQPAGAVQQVTAEKPAARVFASSPAFDAVRLAESSVPVVKSPGVVDARPLTEPPHENWRSYYERD; encoded by the coding sequence ATGAGCCCACTGTCCCACGATTTCGAGCGAGTGTTCGCCGTTGGGACCGCGGTCCTACTCGTGCTGTCGGTCATGGCTGTCGGAATGGCCAGCGCCGGCGAGACCGACGGAACCCACGATGACCTCGCCTTTGATCCCGACGTGCCAGATACGGACTCGTTTATCGCCCCGTCAGCCGACGGCACCGCGACAGTCGATGGCGAAACGTACGACAGCGCGCAGGCGGCGGTTGACGCCGCTGACCCCGGCGATACCGTCACGCTCGACGGTCGCTTTAACGAGACTCTCGTCGTCACGACGCCGAACGTCACTCTCTCCGGGAGCGGTCCCGGGTCGGCGCTGCTGCACGGCGACGGGGAAGGTGACGTTCTCGCCATCGAAGCACAGGGTGTCACCGTATCGGATCTCTGGGTCCGCAACAGCGGCTACAGCACCGCGACGAATGATGCCGCGATATTCGTCAACGCAAGCGAGGTCACTGTCCGTGACAGCCGCGTGACCGGCATGACCTTCGGCATCTGGCTTGACGGGGTCGACGACGCCGACATCCGGAACAACACCATCGTCGGCCGCGAGGAGATTACGCAGTTGACCAAGCGCGGCAATGGCATCCAGATCTGGAAGACCGAGGACAGCGTCATCCGGAACAACGACATCACCACTGTTCGGGACGGGCTCTACTTCAACTGGGCCAAGGACGTGAACGCGACCGGCAACACCATGTGGGACCTCCGGTACGGCGTCCACTACATGTACTCCGACGACTGCCACCTGCGGAACAACACCGCTTTCGACAACGACGTCGGGTACGCGCTGATGGTGTCGAAACACCTCATCATCGAGGACAATATCGCGGTGAACAACAGCGGGCAGTCCGGTCACGGCATCCTCGTCAAAAGCATCGACGACACGGACATCCGCGGGAATCACCTCGTCGACAACGAGAACGGGCTGTTCGTCTACAACTCCGTCAGCAACCGCATCGTCGGCAACCTCATCGTCGGCAACGACATCGGCGTCCACATCGCTGCGGGGAGCACCGACGGCACCGTGACCGAGAACAGTTTCATCCGCAACAACAGGCCGGTGCTCGCGGTGATGAGCGACCAGGTCCACTGGAACGAGAGCGTCGGGAACTACTGGTCCCGGGCGAACCCAACGGACATCGATGACGATGGCATCGGAGACACCCGCTATCAACCGGCCGGGGCTGTCCAGCAGGTGACTGCCGAAAAGCCCGCCGCGCGGGTATTCGCCAGCAGCCCGGCCTTCGATGCCGTTCGGCTGGCCGAGTCGTCCGTGCCTGTGGTCAAGTCGCCCGGCGTCGTCGATGCCCGCCCGCTCACCGAACCACCCCACGAGAACTGGAGGAGCTACTATGAACGTGATTGA
- the nosZ gene encoding TAT-dependent nitrous-oxide reductase: MSKNETPRDPNEVLEEYEETLDSVLAEVESPDETAEDDDISLGLPGLSLGRRDFMKAGVAAGAMGSVAGCSALTGGGGSAGSQSTPSGSGASHTVEPGEHDEYYGFWSGGHSGELRVIGIPSMRELTRIPVFNTDCASGYGFTDDTKELLEEGGGYSWGDNHHPNLSETDGDYDGEYLYVNDKANGRIARVNLTYFETDAITDVPNMQAIHGCTVLSPDTKYVLGNGEFRAPLPNDGTDVKNPDNYTSLFVAVDPESMETQWQVKVDGNLDIVDTGKEGRWAISSAYNSEEATDIQGMTKDDRDNVKAFDIPAIEQAVENGNYEEVNGIPVIDGTQGSSLNQGDRPIVKYIPTPKSPHCVEVGPNGDYAFIAGKLSPTVTMLDLNALADSSDPEEVVAGRPRVGLGPLHTTFDGNGHAYTSLFIDSQAVKWDIEAAVEAEEGSEDPIIEKQDVHYNPGHIQALEAMTTDPDGEWLISLNKLSKDRFLPVGPIMPDNDQLIHIGQGEKEMELVADHPAYPEPHDCVFAHKDKIDAKKVYDKSDYDETYITEEDSGVERTGENSVHVKMTTKRSEYGLPDFTVQEGDEVKLSTTNIEGVQDIIHGVAIPEHDINYAVAPQDTREVTFTADDPGVYWIYCTFFCSALHLEMRSRMIVEPAEG; the protein is encoded by the coding sequence ATGAGTAAGAACGAAACCCCCCGCGACCCGAACGAGGTTCTCGAAGAGTACGAAGAAACGCTTGACTCTGTTCTGGCGGAGGTCGAGTCCCCTGATGAAACGGCTGAAGACGACGACATCTCGCTGGGACTGCCCGGGCTCTCGCTCGGTCGCCGGGACTTCATGAAAGCCGGCGTCGCCGCCGGTGCGATGGGGTCGGTCGCCGGGTGTTCGGCGCTGACTGGTGGCGGTGGCAGCGCTGGCAGCCAGTCGACACCATCGGGCAGCGGCGCGAGCCACACGGTCGAACCCGGCGAACACGACGAGTACTACGGCTTCTGGTCGGGCGGACATTCCGGCGAACTGCGGGTCATTGGCATCCCGTCGATGCGCGAGCTCACCCGCATTCCGGTGTTCAACACCGACTGTGCGTCGGGCTATGGCTTCACCGATGACACGAAAGAGCTGCTCGAAGAGGGCGGCGGGTATAGCTGGGGTGACAACCATCACCCGAACCTCTCGGAGACGGACGGCGACTACGACGGCGAGTATCTGTACGTCAACGACAAGGCCAACGGTCGCATCGCCCGCGTGAACCTCACGTACTTCGAGACAGACGCGATCACTGACGTCCCGAACATGCAGGCCATCCACGGCTGTACCGTCCTCTCCCCGGACACCAAGTACGTGCTGGGCAACGGCGAGTTCCGCGCGCCGCTACCCAACGACGGGACCGACGTGAAGAACCCGGACAACTACACGTCGCTGTTCGTCGCCGTTGACCCCGAGTCAATGGAGACCCAGTGGCAGGTCAAGGTCGACGGTAATCTCGATATCGTCGACACCGGCAAAGAGGGTCGGTGGGCCATCTCCTCGGCATACAATAGCGAGGAGGCTACCGACATTCAGGGCATGACGAAGGACGACCGGGATAACGTCAAGGCCTTCGACATCCCGGCCATCGAGCAGGCCGTCGAGAACGGCAACTACGAGGAAGTCAACGGCATCCCCGTCATCGACGGCACGCAGGGAAGCTCACTCAATCAGGGCGACCGCCCTATCGTGAAGTACATTCCGACGCCGAAAAGCCCTCACTGTGTCGAGGTCGGGCCGAACGGCGACTACGCCTTCATCGCGGGGAAGCTCTCGCCGACGGTGACCATGCTCGACCTGAACGCGTTGGCCGACTCCTCCGATCCCGAAGAGGTTGTCGCCGGACGACCGCGTGTCGGGCTCGGCCCGCTGCACACGACTTTCGACGGCAACGGCCACGCCTACACGTCGCTATTCATCGACTCCCAGGCGGTCAAGTGGGACATCGAGGCCGCTGTCGAGGCTGAGGAGGGGTCCGAAGACCCGATCATCGAGAAACAGGACGTTCACTACAACCCCGGTCACATTCAGGCGCTTGAGGCGATGACGACCGACCCGGACGGAGAATGGCTCATCAGCCTCAACAAGCTCTCGAAAGACCGGTTCCTCCCGGTCGGTCCGATCATGCCCGATAACGACCAGCTCATACACATCGGGCAAGGTGAAAAAGAGATGGAACTGGTCGCGGACCACCCGGCATATCCCGAGCCACACGACTGCGTGTTCGCCCATAAGGACAAGATCGACGCCAAGAAGGTCTACGACAAGAGCGACTACGACGAGACCTATATCACCGAGGAAGACTCCGGCGTCGAGCGCACGGGTGAGAACAGCGTCCACGTCAAGATGACGACCAAGCGCTCGGAGTACGGCCTGCCGGACTTCACGGTGCAGGAAGGCGACGAAGTGAAACTGTCCACGACCAACATCGAGGGCGTGCAGGACATCATCCACGGCGTTGCCATCCCCGAGCACGACATCAACTACGCTGTGGCGCCACAGGACACTCGTGAGGTTACGTTCACGGCTGACGATCCCGGCGTGTACTGGATCTACTGTACGTTCTTCTGTAGCGCCCTACACCTGGAGATGCGCAGCCGGATGATTGTCGAACCGGCGGAGGGGTAG
- a CDS encoding plastocyanin/azurin family copper-binding protein, which translates to METRRTFVRGLGLAAGVALAGCSSGGGSDSGGDGDSGSSSDGADGGETEASDGGSGSEWTETSTVEMTDELAYEPKKIQVEAGTTVTFENVGSIGHTVTAYENKIPDGADYFASGEFDSEQAAKDGYSNGQEGNVPKGESYEVTLETTGTYEYYCIPHEMNGMAGTIKVV; encoded by the coding sequence ATGGAAACGCGTAGAACATTCGTGCGCGGTCTGGGTCTCGCAGCTGGAGTTGCGCTGGCTGGCTGTTCGTCGGGCGGCGGGTCCGACAGTGGCGGTGACGGCGACTCGGGCAGCAGCAGCGACGGAGCAGACGGCGGCGAGACTGAGGCCAGTGACGGCGGGAGTGGGTCCGAGTGGACCGAGACGAGCACCGTCGAAATGACGGACGAACTGGCATACGAGCCGAAGAAAATTCAGGTCGAGGCTGGGACGACGGTCACATTCGAGAACGTCGGCAGCATCGGTCACACGGTGACGGCCTACGAAAACAAGATCCCCGACGGCGCGGACTACTTCGCGTCCGGTGAGTTCGACTCCGAACAGGCCGCGAAAGACGGGTACAGCAATGGCCAGGAGGGCAACGTCCCGAAAGGCGAGAGCTACGAGGTCACGCTGGAGACGACGGGCACGTACGAGTACTACTGCATTCCCCACGAGATGAACGGGATGGCCGGCACAATCAAGGTGGTCTGA